The following coding sequences lie in one Rutidosis leptorrhynchoides isolate AG116_Rl617_1_P2 chromosome 6, CSIRO_AGI_Rlap_v1, whole genome shotgun sequence genomic window:
- the LOC139853383 gene encoding uncharacterized protein, translating to MLRRNVRLRREYLYRKSLEGKERLLYEKKRKIKQALEEGKPIPTELRNEDAALRQEIDLEDERTAVPRSTIDDEYANANERDPKILIITSRNPSAPLTQFAKELTLVFPNSQRMNRGSQVITDIVETCRSHDFTDLIRVAEHRGVPDELVISHLPFGPTAYFQILNVVTRHDNKDKKEMGTVSQAYPHLIFESFSSKIGQRTATILKHLFPVPKADTKRIITFANQSDYISFRHHVYRQSGGPKSIDLKEVGPRFELRLYQIKLGTMDQEEAQNEFVLHSYMNTSKKQKVLGE from the exons ATGTTACGAAGGAATGTAAGGTTGAGGAGGGagtatctatacagaaaaagtttaGAAGGCAAAGAACGTTTGCTTTATGAAAAGAAACGCAAAATTAAGCAAGCACTTGAAG AGGGAAAACCAATTCCTACTGAGCTTCGAAACGAAGATGCGGCTCTTCGCCAAGAAATCGATCTTGAAGACGAGCGAACTGCAG TTCCAAGGTCAACAATAGATGATGAATATGCAAATGCAAATGAAAGGGATCCAAAGATTCTGATTATTACTTCTCGCAATCCAAGTGCACCTTTGACACAGTTTGCGAAG GAATTGACACTTGTGTTCCCTAATTCACAACGGATGAATCGTGGTAGTCAG GTTATTACTGATATAGTCGAGACTTGCCGATCACATGATTTTACTGATCTTATACGTGTTGCCGAACATCGTGGTGTACCTGATGAGTTAGTAATCAGCCACTTACCTTTTGGTCCAACTGCTTACTTTCAAATCCTCAATGTG GTCACAAGACATGACAATAAAGATAAGAAAGAAATGGGAACAGTTTCTCAGGCTTACCCACATCTGATTTTTGAATCCTTCTCTTCGAAG ATTGGTCAAAGGACTGCAACCATTTTGAAGCATCTTTTTCCAGTTCCCAAGGCTGATACAAAACGCATAATTACTTTTGCTAATCAGTCAGATTACATTTCTTTCAG GCATCATGTCTATAGACAAAGTGGAGGTCCGAAATCAATTGATTTGAAGGAGGTTGGTCCTCGGTTCGAATTACGATTGTATCAG ATCAAGCTTGGAACTATGGACCAAGAAGAAGCACAAAATGAATTTGTATTGCATTCCTACATGAACACATCCAAAAAGCAAAAAGTGTTAGGTGAATGA